The Aedes aegypti strain LVP_AGWG chromosome 3, AaegL5.0 Primary Assembly, whole genome shotgun sequence genome contains a region encoding:
- the LOC5567252 gene encoding sex-determining region Y protein, which translates to MHRRGVSFVCDHLPKSHLGKVIMKAFAIVIVASFALSTVSAGVVRTEKRSIGEHGAQLASYNNHVLQQQQFDYQKNQPNQEKWSQPDDQLNKAEEYYQQVQQQQLQWESQKERSPMHHGIDNHLYKHAEHQHQYQNQAAQPVQYHYAQQQNNHQQQYLHRPQYQQQEQYQHYEQHHEQDQTHYHQQPQNHYQHYDHQHQQDQEQHQHGWEQQKQVVSVSSVTQHVPYPVHVQKNVAVPVNVAYPVPVEKSVPVVVEKKVPVYVEKQIPYRVERPVPYPIKVPVQSLHKDIHVVHVPKPIAVHVDKPYPVYVDHPVYVEKPVPLQVVIMEHKKKSFWG; encoded by the exons ATGCACCGGAGAGGAGTATCATTCGTTTGTGATCACTTGCCTAAATCACACCTAGGAAAGGTCATCATGAAG GCGTTTGCTATCGTTATTGTTGCGTCTTTCGCACTGTCGACCGTGTCAGCAGGAGTCGTTCGAACGGAAAAACGTAGCATTGGCGAGCATGGGGCACAACTTGCATCATACAACAATCATGTTCTTCAGCAGCAGCagtttgattatcagaagaaccAACCCAATCAGGAGAAATGGTCCCAACCGGATGACCAATTGAACAAAGCGGAAGAATACTACCAACAAGTTCAGCAACAGCAACTGCAGTGGGAATCTCAAAAGGAACGCTCTCCAATGCATCATGGAATCGATAATCATCTTTACAAGCATGCTGAACATCAGCACCAGTATCAGAACCAAGCTGCTCAACCCGTTCAGTATCATTATGCTCAGCAGCAAAATAATCATCAGCAGCAATACCTACACCGGCCTCAATACCAACAGCAAGAGCAGTACCAGCACTACGAGCAACACCATGAACAGGATCAAACCCACTATCACCAGCAACCACAAAACCACTACCAGCACTATGACCATCAGCACCAACAAGACCAGGAGCAGCATCAGCATGGATGGGAACAACAGAAGCAAGTCGTCAGCGTTAGTTCCGTCACCCAGCATGTGCCCTATCCGGTTCACGTTCAGAAGAACGTCGCCGTTCCTGTCAACGTTGCCTATCCGGTGCCCGTGGAGAAGTCCGTCCCCGTAGTGGTGGAGAAAAAAGTTCCCGTTTACGTAGAAAAGCAAATCCCTTACCGAGTTGAGCGTCCGGTGCCTTATCCAATCAAGGTACCCGTCCAAAGCCTTCACAAGGACATCCACGTGGTTCATGTTCCCAAGCCAATCGCAGTTCATGTCGATAAGCCTTATCCAGTGTATGTGGATCATCCAGTCTACGTGGAGAAGCCAGTGCCCCTTCAGGTGGTCATCATGGAGCACAAGAAAAAGTCCTTCTGGGGATAA